GGTCATAAGAGGCGCGCGAAACTCGATTCCCTGCACAGCCGCCAAAGCCTCGATGCCGAGAATGGCGAATAAATTGTCGGTCATCGCCAGCAGCCGGCGGGCGCCATGACAGGCCATCGAGACATGGTCCTCCTGATTGGCCGATGTCGGGGTCGAGTCCACGGATGCCGGATGCGCCATTTGCTTGTTCTCACTCATCAAGGCGGCTGACGTCACTTCAGCGATCATGAGACCGGAGTTCAACCCCGGTCGCCTCGACAGAAACGCCGGCAGTCCATAGGACAGCGCCGGATCGACGAGCAGCGCGATGCGGCGTTGCGAGATCGCACCGATCTCGCAAATGGCCAAAGCCGTCTGGTCGGCAGCAAAGGCGACAGGTTCGGCGTGAAAATTTCCGCCGGAAACAACCTCATTGTCCGACAGCACCAGCGGGTTGTCGGTCACGGCATTGGCTTCGATTTCGAGCGTCCGCGCCACCTGCCGCAACAGATCGAGACAGGCGCCGTCGACTTGCGGCTGACAGCGAATGCAATAGGGATCCTGGACGCGCTGATCTCCCTCAAGGTGGCTTTCACGGATTTCCGAGCCGTCGAGCAATTTTCGCAGCGCGGCCCCGGCATCGATCTGTCCCCGGTGACCGCGCAGGGCGTGAATGTCCGGGTGAAAGGGAGCGGAAGACCCCATGGCCGCGTCGGTGGACAAGGCGCCGGTCACCAGCGCGGTCTGCGCGGCACGATGCGCTCTGAACAGTCCCGCAAGCGCGAGTGCGGTGGATACCTGCGTCCCATTGATCAAGGCGAGGCCTTCCTTGGCGGCGAGAACCACCGGCGTCAGTCCTGCCTTGCGAAGCGCATCGCCTGCGGCAAGCTTCGCGTCTCCAAAGAAAGCCTCGCCTTCGCCCATCATCACCGCCGCCATATGGGCGAGCGGCGCCAGGTCCCCCGATGCGCCAACGGATCCCTTCTCGGGGATGTAGGGGATGACACCCTTGTGCAACATCGCTTCGATCAGGCGGATGAGCTCAAGACGAACCCCTGAAGCGCCGCGGCCGAGCGAGATCAGTTTCAACGCCATGATCAGGCGAACAATGTTCTCCGGCAGCGCGTGACCGACGCCGCAACAGTGCGACAAGATGAGATTGCGCTGAAGCGTCGTCACGTCGGAATTGTCGATCTTGACCGATGCCAGCTTTCCGAATCCCGTATTGATACCGTAGACGGCCGCATTGCCGGCGGCGACTTCGGCGATGCGCTGTGCGCTCTTGTTCATGGCAACGTCAAATTGCCGATCAAGGCTCGCGGAGCCGCTGTTCCAGTAAATGTCAGCGAGTTCGTGCAGTGAGACCCGGCCGGGATGAAGCGTGACAGTCATGTCGACCTGCTATGTGTTGGTGCGCTGGAAAACTGCCTCGTAAAGCGTGAGCGTGGTGACAGGCGTCATCATGACATCCTCATGGCCCGCGGAAAGCAGGACGCTGTCGCCATCGGCAAGCGTGTCCTGGATTTCGCTGGCTTCGATCCTGGCGCCGCCCCCCTGAACGAGTACAAATATGGCTTCGCCGGACGTCGCGATCCGGATGGGTTCGCTCAATATGGTGCGCGACAATGTGTGCCGCACCACACCGCGCCGGCTCATGACATTGAGATCGATAATGGAGCCGTCGATGAGATCGGCGCCGGACGCAGCATCGGCCGGGAAGGCGAAGGGTTCGCTTGTCTGTGTCAGGTCGCGCTCGCCAAAACCATTGACGCGGAGCCGAATGCCATTGCCGTCGAGTACGGCGAGCGTCCGGTCGATGCCGGGAAAGAGCGAGAACGGACCGTCCATAGCCACATGCGCCATGCTGACGCGCCAGTCGAAGGCATCGAGCGCCGCGCCGTCCGGCGAGACGATAATCTCCGTCGTCTCGCCGCCGCCGTTCTTCCAGCGCATGCGGCGATAGTCTTTTGAGCGCAGGATGCGCATGGCACGTTACGCCATGCTCGGAAGTTTCAGCTTGAACTCCTCGGCACAGGCGATCGCTTCATCATAGCCGGCGTCAGCGTGGCGCATGACGCCGGAGGCGGGATCGTTCCACAGCACGCGCTCGAGACGGCGCGAAGCATCCTCGGTGCCGTCGGCGACGATGACCATGCCGGCATGTTGCGAATAGCCGATGCCGACGCCGCCGCCATGGTGCAGCGACACCCAGGTCGCACCGCTGGCGCAGTTGATCAGCGCATTGAGGAGTGGCCAGTCGGATACCGCGTCGGAGCCGTCCTTCATCGCTTCTGTTTCGCGGTTCGGACTTGCGACGCTCCCCGAATCGAGATGGTCGCGGCCGATCACGATCGGCGCTTTCAGCTCGCCCTTCGCCACCATGTCGTTGAAGGCCATGCCGATGCGATGGCGGTCGCCGAGGCCGACCCAGCAGATGCGCGCTGGCAGGCCCTGGAACTTGATGCGCTTCTGCGCCATGTCGAGCCAGTTGTGCAGGTGCTTGTTGTCTGGCAGCAGCTCCTTCACCTTGGCGTCGGTCTTGAAGATGTCGTCCGGATCGCCGGAGAGGGCAGCCCAGCGGAACGGGCCGATGCCGCGGCAGAACAGCGGCCGGATGTAAGCCGGCACGAAGCCGGGGAAATCGAAGGCGTGG
The Pseudolabrys sp. FHR47 genome window above contains:
- the hutH gene encoding histidine ammonia-lyase; translated protein: MTVTLHPGRVSLHELADIYWNSGSASLDRQFDVAMNKSAQRIAEVAAGNAAVYGINTGFGKLASVKIDNSDVTTLQRNLILSHCCGVGHALPENIVRLIMALKLISLGRGASGVRLELIRLIEAMLHKGVIPYIPEKGSVGASGDLAPLAHMAAVMMGEGEAFFGDAKLAAGDALRKAGLTPVVLAAKEGLALINGTQVSTALALAGLFRAHRAAQTALVTGALSTDAAMGSSAPFHPDIHALRGHRGQIDAGAALRKLLDGSEIRESHLEGDQRVQDPYCIRCQPQVDGACLDLLRQVARTLEIEANAVTDNPLVLSDNEVVSGGNFHAEPVAFAADQTALAICEIGAISQRRIALLVDPALSYGLPAFLSRRPGLNSGLMIAEVTSAALMSENKQMAHPASVDSTPTSANQEDHVSMACHGARRLLAMTDNLFAILGIEALAAVQGIEFRAPLMTSPELRKAMAVVRAAISSLEEDRYMASDLDAASGLVASGALVAPISDDILPALTV
- a CDS encoding HutD family protein gives rise to the protein MRILRSKDYRRMRWKNGGGETTEIIVSPDGAALDAFDWRVSMAHVAMDGPFSLFPGIDRTLAVLDGNGIRLRVNGFGERDLTQTSEPFAFPADAASGADLIDGSIIDLNVMSRRGVVRHTLSRTILSEPIRIATSGEAIFVLVQGGGARIEASEIQDTLADGDSVLLSAGHEDVMMTPVTTLTLYEAVFQRTNT